A genomic stretch from Erigeron canadensis isolate Cc75 chromosome 9, C_canadensis_v1, whole genome shotgun sequence includes:
- the LOC122581880 gene encoding callose synthase 9, translated as MSQMDHRDMASLWERLVRAALRRERTGFDAYGRPAGGIAGNVPSSLSNSRDIDPILRAADEIQDEDPNISRILCEHAYTLAQNLDPNSEGRGVLQFKTGLMSVIKQKLARRDGADFDRNQDITRLREFYKIYREKNDVDKLREEEMELRESGTFSGNFQELERKTVKRKRVFATLKVLGTVLEQLSKEISPDEAEELIPDELKRVIESDAAMTEDLIAYNIIPLDAPAMTNAITSFPEVRAAISSLKYFRGLPKLPGNFPLPATRSADVLDFLHYIFGFQKGNVSNQRENIVNLLSNEQSRLGTPDEQEPKLDEGAVDRVFVKSLDNYIKWCNYLGIPPMWSNTDVSKEKKILFISLYFLIWGEAANVRYLPECLCYIFHRMGEEVDDILRQQLAKPAVSCVTENGVSFLEQVICPLYDVIAAEADNNENGKAPHSAWRNYDDFNEYFWSRSCLKLGWPLDRNSSFLLKPSRRSTNILKASASKRRGKTSFVEHRTFFHLYHSFHRLWIFLFMMFQALAIIAFNDGKLDGKTVRLVLSLGPTFFVMKLFQSVLDIVVMYGAYSTTRHLAVSRIFVRFLWFSFATIFIIFLYVKGLQDTTNSISGSIVFKIYVIVLCIYAGIQFCWSSLARLPSCHHLIDRLGNSSVVRLVKWIHQEHYYVGRGMYEATTDYIMYVFFWLIVLGGKFAFAYFLQIRPLVKPTRQLIDIKDLRYSWHDFVSKNNHNALTIASLWAPVFCIYLLDIHIFYTIISAVVGFLLGARDRLGEIRSLGAVHKFFERFPEAFMDNLHIPLANRNSLTLTGQVLAKNKFDASRFSPFWNEIVNNLREEDYITNLEMELLQMPKNSGSVPMVQWPLFLLASKIFLAKDIAGESDTQDELWDRISRDDYMKYAVEECFYTIKLILTSVLDDDGKLWVERIYEDIRASIVKGSVYADFQLKKLALVIQKVTALTGILKEVGTPELESGAVNAALDLYDVIKLDFFSVNMRENYATWNFLLKARQEGRLFSKLKWPKDPELRSQIRRLHSLFTIKDSAVNVPRNLEARRRLEFFTNSLFMSMPRTKPVREMLSFSVFTPYYSETVLYSMNELLKKNEDGISILFYLQKIYPDEWKNFLARIGRDENTHESVLIDNPDDNLELRFWASYRGQTLARTVRGMMYYRKALMLQAYLERMTVGDMEAPVTDNEATDTKGFEFSPEARAHADLKFTYVVTCQIYGKQKEDQKPEAADIGLLLQRNEALRVAFIDEVETLTAGNKEYFSKLVKGDINGKDKEVYSIKLPGNPKLGEGKPENQNHAIVFTRGNALQTIDMNQDNYFEEALKMRNLLEEFHAYHGIHPVTILGVREHVFTGSVSSLASFMSNQETSFVTLGQRVLATPLKVRMHYGHPDVFDRVFHITRGGISKASRVINISEDIYAGFNSTLRQGNITHHEYIQVGKGRDVGLNQIALFEGKVAGGNGEQVLSRDIYRLGQLFDFFRMLSFYFTTVGFYFCTMLTVITVYFFLYGKLYLALSGVGEDIQNRADVLDNRALNAALNTQFLFQIGVFTAIPMVLGFILEQGFLRAVVSFITMQFQLCTVFFTFSLGTRTHYFGRTILHGGAKYHATGRGFVVRHIRFSENYRLYSRSHFVKALEVVLLLVVYSAYGFNEAGVVGYILLSVSSWFMAISWLFAPYMFNPSGFEWQKTVEDFRDWTNWLFYRGGIGVKGEESWEAWWDEELSHIRTLGGRIMETILSLRFFIFQYGVVYKLDVQGSNTSLSVYGFSWLVLVGLIFLFKIFTFSQKISVNFQLILRFVQGVAFMLAIAGIAVAVVLTELTITDIFASILAFVPTGWGILSICVAWKPVLKKIGLWKSVRSLARLFDAGMGMLIFVPIALCSWFPFISTFQTRLMFNQAFSRGLEISLILAGNNPNSGL; from the exons ATGTCTCAGATGGACCACAGAGATATGGCCTCTCTGTGGGAGCGTTTGGTTCGTGCTGCACTTCGAAGGGAAAGAACCGGGTTTGATGCTTATGGACGCCCTGCTGGCGGCATTGCTGGAAATGTTCCATCTTCACTCTCAAATAGTAGGGACATTGATCCCATTCTAAGAGCAGCCGATGAAATCCAAGATGAAGATCCAAACATTTCCAGGATTT TATGTGAGCATGCTTATACTTTGGCTCAAAATTTAGATCCTAATAGTGAAGGTAGGGGCGTGCTACAGTTCAAGACAGGGTTAATGTCTGTGATCAAG CAAAAACTAGCAAGGAGGGATGGTGCAGATTTTGATCGAAATCAAGACATAACTCGCTTACGGGAGTTCTACAAGATATACAGAGAGAAGAATGATGTAGATAAGCTACGGGAGGAGGAAATGGAACTGCGGGAGTCGGGTACTTTTAGTGGAAACTTTCAAGA GTTAGAACGCAAAACCGTGAAGAGAAAACGGGTTTTTGCAACTCTTAAAGTTTTGGGAACTGTTTTAGAGCAGCTTTCTAAGGAAATTTCTCCTGACGAGGCAGAAGAATTGATTCCTGATGag tTAAAGCGTGTGATTGAATCTGATGCTGCTATGACAGAAGATTTAATTGCTTATAATATTATTCCTCTTGATGCTCCTGCTATGACCAATGCTATCACTTCGTTCCCAGAG GTTCGTGCTGCAATATCGTCTTTGAAGTACTTCAGAGGTCTTCCAAAGCTGCCGGGAAATTTTCCGTTACCCGCTACCAGGAGTGCCGATGTTCTCGACTTTCTGCACTACATTTTTGGATTTCAG AAAGGTAATGTTTCGAACCAAAGGGAGAATATTGTCAATCTTCTTTCAAATGAGCAAAGTCGACTTGGTACTCCTGATGAGCAAGAACCG AAACTGGACGAGGGTGCCGTGGATAGGGTATTTGTAAAGTCTCTGGATAACTAcatcaaatggtgcaactaccTGGGTATCCCACCAATGTGGAGCAA TACGGATGTCAGCAAGGAAAAgaaaatactttttatttcGCTGTACTTTTTGATTTGGGGTGAAGCTGCCAACGTTCGATATCTCCCAGAATGCTTGTGCTACATATTTCACCGT ATGGGGGAAGAAGTGGATGATATATTGAGGCAGCAACTTGCAAAGCCAGCTGTCAGCTGTGTTACTGAGAATGGCGTCTCATTTCTTGAACAAGTCATTTGCCCTCTTTACGACGTTATTGCTGCA GAGGCTGATAACAACGAAAATGGGAAGGCTCCTCATTCCGCGTGGAGAAATTATGATGATTTCAATGAGTACTTCTG GTCTCGTAGCTGTCTTAAACTTGGTTGGCCTTTAGACAGaaattcatcatttcttttgAAGCCATCGCGGAGGTCAACG AATATATTGAAAGCTAGCGCCAGTAAGCGTCGTGGGAAAACCTCATTCGTTGAGCACCGGACGTTTTTTCATCTTTACCATAGTTTCCACCGCCTATGGATATTCCTTTTCATGATGTTTCAG GCGCTTGCCATAATAGCTTTCAATGATGGAAAACTAGATGGCAAGACAGTACGTTTAGTTCTTAGTCTTGGCCCAACTTTTTTTGTTATGAAGCTTTTTCAAA GTGTATTGGATATTGTGGTGATGTACGGTGCCTATTCTACAACAAGACACTTGGCTGTTTCACGGATTTTTGTTCGTTTTTTATGGTTTAGCTTTGCTACCATATTCATAATCTTTCTTTATGT GAAAGGCCTCCAAGACACGACTAATTCAATATCGGGGTCTATTGTTTTCAAGATATATGTAATTGTTCTATGCATATATGCTGGAATTCAATTCTGCTGGAGCTCGTTGGCACGGTTACCATCATGTCACCATCTAATCGACCGGTTGGGTAATTCATCTGTAGTTCGTTTAGTCAAGTGGATTCATCAG gagCATTATTATGTTGGGAGAGGCATGTATGAAGCAACAACAGATTATATCAT GTATGTGTTTTTCTGGCTTATTGTATTGGGAGGAAAGTTTGCATTTGCCTATTTTCTTCAG ATCAGGCCCCTAGTGAAACCAACACGGCAGCTAATCGATATTAAAGATTTGCGTTATTCCTGGCATgattttgtatcaaaaa ACAACCATAATGCCTTGACTATTGCTAGCTTGTGGGCACCGGTGTTTTGT ATCTATCTTCTAGACATCCACATCTTTTACACCATTATATCTGCTGTTGTGGGTTTTTTGCTTGGAGCTAGAGATCGTCTTGGTGAG ATTAGGTCTTTGGGCGCCGTCCACAAATTCTTTGAGAGGTTCCCTGAGGCATTTATGGATAATCTTCATATTCCTTTAGCTAACAG GAATTCTCTTACACTAACTGGTCAG GTTTTGGCAAAAAACAAGTTTGATGCTTCACGATTTTCACCCTTTTGGAATGAGATTGTGAATAATCTGCGAGAAGAAGATTACATTACCAATTT GGAAATGGAATTGCTGCAAATGCCAAAGAATTCTGGGTCTGTTCCTATGGTTCAGTGGCCACTTTTCCTCCTAGCTAGCAAG ATATTCCTTGCAAAAGACATTGCTGGAGAGAGTGACACGCAAGATGAGCTGTGGGATAGGATTTCAAGGGACGACTACATGAAGTATGCAGTTGAAGAGTGCTTTTATACCATCAAGTTAATTTTGACTTCAGTTTTGGATGATGATGGAAAATTGTG GGTTGAAAGAATATATGAAGACATTAGAGCAAGTATAGTGAAAGGAAGCGTCTATGCCGACTTCCAACTGAAAAAGTTGGCTCTTGTAATTCAAAAAGTTACTGCACTTACAGGAATTTTG AAAGAAGTTGGAACACCTGAACTGGAGAGTGGTGCAGTCAATGCTGCTCTTGATCTTTATGATGTTATTAAGCTCGATTTTTTTAGTGTCAATATGAG AGAAAACTATGCCACTTGGAATTTCTTGTTAAAAGCAAGGCAGGAAGGTCGCCTGTTTTCGAAGTTAAAGTGGCCAAAAGATCCTGAATTG AGGTCACAAATTCGGAGGTTACATTCGCTTTTCACTATCAAGGATTCAGCAGTAAATGTCCCTAGAAACCTAGAGGCTAGACGCAGGTTGGAGTTCTTCACGAATTCACTTTTCATGTCCATGCCCAGAACCAAGCCTGTTCGAGAAATGTTATCTTTCAG CGTTTTCACTCCATATTATTCGGAGACTGTTCTCTATAGTATGAATGAGCTtcttaagaaaaatgaagaTGGGATttcgattttattttatcttcaaAAGATTTATCCAG ATGAATGGAAAAATTTTCTTGCACGGATTGGTCGTGATGAAAACACTCATGAGTCGGTTCTAATTGATAATCCAGACGATAACCTTGAACTTCGGTTCTGGGCATCATATCGTGGACAAACACTGGCACGAACTG TGCGAGGAATGATGTATTACCGAAAAGCTCTAATGCTTCAAGCTTATCTGGAAAGAATGACTGTTGGAG ATATGGAAGCGCCAGTTACCGATAATGAAGCAACCGATACTAAAGGATTTGAGTTTTCTCCTGAAGCAAGAGCTCATGCGGACCTAAAATTTACGTATGTTGTGACGTGTCAGATATATGGGAAACAGAAAGAAGATCAAAAGCCCGAGGCTGCTGATATTGGCTTGTTATTGCAAAG AAATGAAGCACTTCGAGTTGCTTTCATTGATGAAGTGGAGACTTTGACTGCTGGTAACAAAGAGTACTTCTCTAAACTCGTTAAGGGTGATATTAACGGGAAAGACAAG GAAGTATATTCAATAAAATTGCCTGGGAATCCCAAACTTGGTGAAGGAAAAccagaaaatcaaaatcatGCGATTGTATTCACCCGTGGAAATGCTCTTCAAACTATAGACATGAATCAG GACAACTATTTTGAAGAAGCTTTAAAGATGAGAAATCTTCTGGAGGAATTTCATGCTTATCATGGTATCCATCCTGTTACAATTCTTGGTGTGAGAGAGCATGTGTTTACGGGgag TGTCTCTTCTTTAGCTTCTTTCATGTCCAATCAAGAAACAAGTTTCGTTACTCTTGGACAGCGCGTTTTGGCAACACCATTAAA GGTTCGCATGCATTATGGCCACCCAGATGTATTTGATAGAGTGTTCCATATAACACGGGGTGGTATTAGCAAAGCATCTCGTGTGATCAACATTAGCGAAGATATTTATGCcg GTTTTAATTCAACTTTGAGGCAAGGAAATATCACTCATCATGAGTACATACAAGTTGGCAAGGGACGTGATGTTGGGCTCAATCAGATTGCACTGTTTGAAGGAAAAGTGGCGGGTGGAAATGGCGAGCAGGTTCTTAGTAGGGATATATACAGACTTGGACAGTTGTTTGATTTCTTCCGAATGCTTTCATTCTACTTTACAACTGTTGGATTCTACTTTTGTACCATG TTAACGGTGATTACTGTGTACTTTTTTCTGTATGGCAAATTGTATTTG GCATTGTCTGGAGTTGGTGAAGATATCCAAAACAGAGCCGACGTATTAGACAACAGAGCTCTAAATGCAGCTTTGAATACACAGTTCCTATTTCAGATTGGTGTCTTCACCGCTATACCCATGGTTTTGGGTTTTATCTTGGAGCAAGGATTCTTGAGG GCTGTTGTTAGTTTTATCACCATGCAATTTCAGCTGTGTACCGTTTTCTTCACGTTTTCTTTGGGCACAAGAACACATTACTTTGGCCGAACCATTCTTCATGGTGGTGCAAAG tATCATGCAACTGGTCGGGGCTTTGTCGTGCGCCACATTAGATTTTCAGAGAACTACAGGCTTTATTCACGCAGCCATTTTGTCAAAGC ATTGGAAGTTGTTCTATTGCTAGTAGTGTATAGTGCGTATGGGTTCAATGAAGCTGGTGTAGTAGGCTACATTCTTCTTAGTGTTAGCAGCTGGTTTATGGCAATATCGTGGCTTTTTGCTCCGTATATGTTTAATCCCTCAGGTTTTGAATGGCAAAA GACGGTTGAGGACTTCCGCGATTGGACAAATTGGCTCTTTTATAGGGGAGGAATCGGTGTCAAAGGTGAAGAAAGTTGGGAAGCATGGTGGGATGAAGAATTG TCTCATATCCGAACACTTGGGGGAAGGATTATGGAGACCATTTTAAGTCTACGCTTCTTTATCTTTCAATACGGTGTTGTTTACAAATTGGATGTGCAAGGCTCAAATACGTCTTTGTCG GTGTATGGATTTTCTTGGCTTGTACTTGTGGGGCTGATATTCTTATTCAAG ATTTTCACATTCAGCCAGAAAATATCAGTCAATTTCCAACTGATCTTGCGATTTGTACAAGGTGTTGCCTTCATGCTAGCAATTGCTGGAATAGCTGTTGCTGTTGTGCTCACAGAGCTTACTATTACCGACATATTTGCTAGCATCTTAGCATTTGTACCCACTGGTTGGGGAATACTTTCG ATCTGTGTGGCTTGGAAACCAGTGTTGAAAAAGATTGGGCTGTGGAAATCTGTGCGGTCTCTTGCTAGGTTATTTGATGCTGGAATGGGAATGCTGATATTTGTACCCATTGCCTTGTGTTCATGGTTCCCTTTTATCTCAACATTTCAAACACGGCTTATGTTCAACCAAGCGTTTAGTCGGGGTTTGGAAATTTCCCTCATTCTTGCTGGAAATAACCCAAATTCAGGATTATAG